A genomic region of Venturia canescens isolate UGA chromosome 7, ASM1945775v1, whole genome shotgun sequence contains the following coding sequences:
- the LOC122412878 gene encoding sodium-dependent nutrient amino acid transporter 1-like isoform X4, with product MGNRIGHEKSKNSNIDGASGVFAISMATKSPEHECDSAEVVFSLIRNRQTRETSPVTGGQQNHGNLSTDRDEWGSGLEFLMSCIAFSVGLGNVWRFPNTAYENGGGAFLIPYVIVLFIIGKPFYYMEMILGQFTSRSCVKIWSVSPAFRASFNSPLPWTVCSEKWAENCFDSTTAGTETSTNVTRSSSAELYFRIVVLKETGINNGIGIPSWKLVLCLLGSWMSVYVVVSRGVKSTGKASYFLALFPYVIMISLLVRAVTLEGAIDGIIFLFKPDWKRIAEPGVWYAAVTQAFFSLGVCFGGVTMYSSYNNFNHNVARDCVIVTTLDLFTSLIAGTTIFGILGNLAHEIGSEDISRVVRSGAGLAFISYPEALAKFTFVPQIFAVLFFLMLFVLGVGSAVAFSSVVISVVADEFPELHHWKIALGVSTLGFLIGIVYCTPGGQYILNLVDYFGGTFIIVFLASFEVIAISWVYGMQLENYVQGVQNFLDDVEFMMGRRPSIYWRCCWGFLTPLTLLLILAYFLLNLSPLRYNEDYYPLAANVAGWSVLALGVVPLPLLMLVQMFRHRGSSTFESFKPTPDWGPKNLETRDEWRIFKETRIVAQRKVAD from the exons ATGGGAAATCGAATTGGACACGag aaatcgaaaaattcgaacaTCGATGGAGCGTCCGGAGTGTTTGCAATTTCGATGGCAACAAAGTCACCGGAACACGAGTGTGATTCAGCGGAG GTGGTTTTCTCGTTGATTCGCAATCGTCAGACTCGCGAGACGTCGCCGGTGACGGGGGGTCAGCAAAACCATGGAAATTTGTCAACGGATCGTGATGAGTGGGGAAGCGGGCTAGAATTTCTCATGTCCTGCATCGCCTTTTCGGTTGGTCTCGGTAACGTTTGGAGATTTCCGAATACCGCGTACGAAAATGGTGGCGGAGCTTTCCTCATACCGTACGTCATTGTGCTGTTCATTATCGGGAAACCTTTCTACTATATGGAAATGATACTCGGACAATTTACGAGTCGTTCTTGCGTGAAAATCTGGTCCGTATCGCCGGCTTTTAGAG CGAGTTTCAATTCACCTTTGCCATGGACCGTTTGCTCGGAGAAGTGGGCCGAAAACTGCTTCGACTCGACAACGGCCGGGACCGAGACTAGTACAAATGTTACTCGATCGAGTTCAGCCGAGTTGTATTTCCG GATCGTCGTACTAAAGGAAACCGGCATAAATAACGGTATCGGAATACCATCTTGGAAACTCGTTCTCTGTCTTTTGGGCAGTTGGATGAGCGTTTACGTGGTGGTTTCACGGGGCGTTAAGAGCACCGGAAAAGCTTCGTATTTTCTCGCCTTGTTTCCTTACGTTATCATGATTTCTCTTCTCGTACGTGCCGTTACGCTCGAAGGGGCAATCGATGGTatcatttttctattcaaGCCAGATTGGAAGAGAATAGCCGAGCCTGGTGTGTGGTATGCCGCTGTAACGCAAGCATTTTTCTCCCTCGGAGTTTGCTTCGGCGGTGTCACCATGTACTCGTCTTACAACAATTTCAATCACAACGTTGCGCG gGATTGCGTAATCGTGACGACTCTCGATCTTTTCACGAGTCTCATCGCGGGAACCACTATTTTTGGGATCCTCGGGAATCTTGCTCACGAAATCGGCTCCGAGGATATCAGCAGGGTCGTTCGTTCGGGGGCAGGTCTCGCATTCATCTCTTATCCCGAGGCACTCGCCAAATTCACCTTTGTCCCCCAAATATTCGCAGTTCTTTTCTTCCTCATGCTTTTCGTGCTGGGAGTCGGATCGGCTGTAGCGTTTTCCAGCGTAGTTATCAGCGTCGTAGCCGATGAATTTCCGGAGTTGCACCACTGGAAAATAGCACTCGGAGTTTCCACGCTCGGCTTCCTCATTGGGATTGTCTATTGTACGCCG ggggGCCAATACATCCTCAATCTGGTCGATTATTTCGGAGGCACGTTCATCATCGTTTTTCTCGCTTCTTTCGAAGTTATTGCGATCTCATGGGTCTACGGTATGCAATTGGAAAACTATGTTCA AGGGGTGCAAAATTTTCTGGACGACGTAGAATTCATGATGGGACGAAGGCCTTCGATCTATTGGCGATGTTGCTGGGGCTTTCTCACCCCATTGACGCTGCTCCTGATCCTCGCGTACTTTCTCCTCAATCTGAGTCCTCTGAGATACAACGAAGACTACTATCCACTCGCGGCGAACG TCGCTGGTTGGAGTGTCTTGGCTCTGGGCGTTGTTCCGTTGCCGCTCCTCATGCTCGTCCAGATGTTTCGACACCGAGGAAGCTCCACTTTCGAg TCTTTCAAGCCAACGCCTGATTGGGGACCAAAAAATCTCGAGACTCGCGACGAATGGAGGATCTTTAAGGAGACAAGGATCGTGGCACAACGGAAGGTTGCCGATTGA
- the LOC122412878 gene encoding sodium-dependent nutrient amino acid transporter 1-like isoform X2: MGNRIGHEKSKNSNIDGASGVFAISMATKSPEHECDSAEVVFSLIRNRQTRETSPVTGGQQNHGNLSTDRDEWGSGLEFLMSCIAFSVGLGNVWRFPNTAYENGGGAFLIPYVIVLFIIGKPFYYMEMILGQFTSRSCVKIWSVSPAFRGIGYGVTISVFSVVTYYCALMALTLYYLIASFNSPLPWTVCSEKWAENCFDSTTAGTETSTNVTRSSSAELYFRIVVLKETGINNGIGIPSWKLVLCLLGSWMSVYVVVSRGVKSTGKASYFLALFPYVIMISLLVRAVTLEGAIDGIIFLFKPDWKRIAEPGVWYAAVTQAFFSLGVCFGGVTMYSSYNNFNHNVARDCVIVTTLDLFTSLIAGTTIFGILGNLAHEIGSEDISRVVRSGAGLAFISYPEALAKFTFVPQIFAVLFFLMLFVLGVGSAVAFSSVVISVVADEFPELHHWKIALGVSTLGFLIGIVYCTPGGQYILNLVDYFGGTFIIVFLASFEVIAISWVYGVQNFLDDVEFMMGRRPSIYWRCCWGFLTPLTLLLILAYFLLNLSPLRYNEDYYPLAANVAGWSVLALGVVPLPLLMLVQMFRHRGSSTFESFKPTPDWGPKNLETRDEWRIFKETRIVAQRKVAD, from the exons ATGGGAAATCGAATTGGACACGag aaatcgaaaaattcgaacaTCGATGGAGCGTCCGGAGTGTTTGCAATTTCGATGGCAACAAAGTCACCGGAACACGAGTGTGATTCAGCGGAG GTGGTTTTCTCGTTGATTCGCAATCGTCAGACTCGCGAGACGTCGCCGGTGACGGGGGGTCAGCAAAACCATGGAAATTTGTCAACGGATCGTGATGAGTGGGGAAGCGGGCTAGAATTTCTCATGTCCTGCATCGCCTTTTCGGTTGGTCTCGGTAACGTTTGGAGATTTCCGAATACCGCGTACGAAAATGGTGGCGGAGCTTTCCTCATACCGTACGTCATTGTGCTGTTCATTATCGGGAAACCTTTCTACTATATGGAAATGATACTCGGACAATTTACGAGTCGTTCTTGCGTGAAAATCTGGTCCGTATCGCCGGCTTTTAGAG GTATCGGTTATGGTGTTACGATTTCCGTGTTTTCCGTAGTCACGTATTACTGTGCTTTAATGGCGCTCACGCTTTATTACCTGATAGCGAGTTTCAATTCACCTTTGCCATGGACCGTTTGCTCGGAGAAGTGGGCCGAAAACTGCTTCGACTCGACAACGGCCGGGACCGAGACTAGTACAAATGTTACTCGATCGAGTTCAGCCGAGTTGTATTTCCG GATCGTCGTACTAAAGGAAACCGGCATAAATAACGGTATCGGAATACCATCTTGGAAACTCGTTCTCTGTCTTTTGGGCAGTTGGATGAGCGTTTACGTGGTGGTTTCACGGGGCGTTAAGAGCACCGGAAAAGCTTCGTATTTTCTCGCCTTGTTTCCTTACGTTATCATGATTTCTCTTCTCGTACGTGCCGTTACGCTCGAAGGGGCAATCGATGGTatcatttttctattcaaGCCAGATTGGAAGAGAATAGCCGAGCCTGGTGTGTGGTATGCCGCTGTAACGCAAGCATTTTTCTCCCTCGGAGTTTGCTTCGGCGGTGTCACCATGTACTCGTCTTACAACAATTTCAATCACAACGTTGCGCG gGATTGCGTAATCGTGACGACTCTCGATCTTTTCACGAGTCTCATCGCGGGAACCACTATTTTTGGGATCCTCGGGAATCTTGCTCACGAAATCGGCTCCGAGGATATCAGCAGGGTCGTTCGTTCGGGGGCAGGTCTCGCATTCATCTCTTATCCCGAGGCACTCGCCAAATTCACCTTTGTCCCCCAAATATTCGCAGTTCTTTTCTTCCTCATGCTTTTCGTGCTGGGAGTCGGATCGGCTGTAGCGTTTTCCAGCGTAGTTATCAGCGTCGTAGCCGATGAATTTCCGGAGTTGCACCACTGGAAAATAGCACTCGGAGTTTCCACGCTCGGCTTCCTCATTGGGATTGTCTATTGTACGCCG ggggGCCAATACATCCTCAATCTGGTCGATTATTTCGGAGGCACGTTCATCATCGTTTTTCTCGCTTCTTTCGAAGTTATTGCGATCTCATGGGTCTACG GGGTGCAAAATTTTCTGGACGACGTAGAATTCATGATGGGACGAAGGCCTTCGATCTATTGGCGATGTTGCTGGGGCTTTCTCACCCCATTGACGCTGCTCCTGATCCTCGCGTACTTTCTCCTCAATCTGAGTCCTCTGAGATACAACGAAGACTACTATCCACTCGCGGCGAACG TCGCTGGTTGGAGTGTCTTGGCTCTGGGCGTTGTTCCGTTGCCGCTCCTCATGCTCGTCCAGATGTTTCGACACCGAGGAAGCTCCACTTTCGAg TCTTTCAAGCCAACGCCTGATTGGGGACCAAAAAATCTCGAGACTCGCGACGAATGGAGGATCTTTAAGGAGACAAGGATCGTGGCACAACGGAAGGTTGCCGATTGA
- the LOC122412878 gene encoding sodium-dependent nutrient amino acid transporter 1-like isoform X3, protein MGNRIGHEKSKNSNIDGASGVFAISMATKSPEHECDSAETRETSPVTGGQQNHGNLSTDRDEWGSGLEFLMSCIAFSVGLGNVWRFPNTAYENGGGAFLIPYVIVLFIIGKPFYYMEMILGQFTSRSCVKIWSVSPAFRGIGYGVTISVFSVVTYYCALMALTLYYLIASFNSPLPWTVCSEKWAENCFDSTTAGTETSTNVTRSSSAELYFRIVVLKETGINNGIGIPSWKLVLCLLGSWMSVYVVVSRGVKSTGKASYFLALFPYVIMISLLVRAVTLEGAIDGIIFLFKPDWKRIAEPGVWYAAVTQAFFSLGVCFGGVTMYSSYNNFNHNVARDCVIVTTLDLFTSLIAGTTIFGILGNLAHEIGSEDISRVVRSGAGLAFISYPEALAKFTFVPQIFAVLFFLMLFVLGVGSAVAFSSVVISVVADEFPELHHWKIALGVSTLGFLIGIVYCTPGGQYILNLVDYFGGTFIIVFLASFEVIAISWVYGMQLENYVQGVQNFLDDVEFMMGRRPSIYWRCCWGFLTPLTLLLILAYFLLNLSPLRYNEDYYPLAANVAGWSVLALGVVPLPLLMLVQMFRHRGSSTFESFKPTPDWGPKNLETRDEWRIFKETRIVAQRKVAD, encoded by the exons ATGGGAAATCGAATTGGACACGag aaatcgaaaaattcgaacaTCGATGGAGCGTCCGGAGTGTTTGCAATTTCGATGGCAACAAAGTCACCGGAACACGAGTGTGATTCAGCGGAG ACTCGCGAGACGTCGCCGGTGACGGGGGGTCAGCAAAACCATGGAAATTTGTCAACGGATCGTGATGAGTGGGGAAGCGGGCTAGAATTTCTCATGTCCTGCATCGCCTTTTCGGTTGGTCTCGGTAACGTTTGGAGATTTCCGAATACCGCGTACGAAAATGGTGGCGGAGCTTTCCTCATACCGTACGTCATTGTGCTGTTCATTATCGGGAAACCTTTCTACTATATGGAAATGATACTCGGACAATTTACGAGTCGTTCTTGCGTGAAAATCTGGTCCGTATCGCCGGCTTTTAGAG GTATCGGTTATGGTGTTACGATTTCCGTGTTTTCCGTAGTCACGTATTACTGTGCTTTAATGGCGCTCACGCTTTATTACCTGATAGCGAGTTTCAATTCACCTTTGCCATGGACCGTTTGCTCGGAGAAGTGGGCCGAAAACTGCTTCGACTCGACAACGGCCGGGACCGAGACTAGTACAAATGTTACTCGATCGAGTTCAGCCGAGTTGTATTTCCG GATCGTCGTACTAAAGGAAACCGGCATAAATAACGGTATCGGAATACCATCTTGGAAACTCGTTCTCTGTCTTTTGGGCAGTTGGATGAGCGTTTACGTGGTGGTTTCACGGGGCGTTAAGAGCACCGGAAAAGCTTCGTATTTTCTCGCCTTGTTTCCTTACGTTATCATGATTTCTCTTCTCGTACGTGCCGTTACGCTCGAAGGGGCAATCGATGGTatcatttttctattcaaGCCAGATTGGAAGAGAATAGCCGAGCCTGGTGTGTGGTATGCCGCTGTAACGCAAGCATTTTTCTCCCTCGGAGTTTGCTTCGGCGGTGTCACCATGTACTCGTCTTACAACAATTTCAATCACAACGTTGCGCG gGATTGCGTAATCGTGACGACTCTCGATCTTTTCACGAGTCTCATCGCGGGAACCACTATTTTTGGGATCCTCGGGAATCTTGCTCACGAAATCGGCTCCGAGGATATCAGCAGGGTCGTTCGTTCGGGGGCAGGTCTCGCATTCATCTCTTATCCCGAGGCACTCGCCAAATTCACCTTTGTCCCCCAAATATTCGCAGTTCTTTTCTTCCTCATGCTTTTCGTGCTGGGAGTCGGATCGGCTGTAGCGTTTTCCAGCGTAGTTATCAGCGTCGTAGCCGATGAATTTCCGGAGTTGCACCACTGGAAAATAGCACTCGGAGTTTCCACGCTCGGCTTCCTCATTGGGATTGTCTATTGTACGCCG ggggGCCAATACATCCTCAATCTGGTCGATTATTTCGGAGGCACGTTCATCATCGTTTTTCTCGCTTCTTTCGAAGTTATTGCGATCTCATGGGTCTACGGTATGCAATTGGAAAACTATGTTCA AGGGGTGCAAAATTTTCTGGACGACGTAGAATTCATGATGGGACGAAGGCCTTCGATCTATTGGCGATGTTGCTGGGGCTTTCTCACCCCATTGACGCTGCTCCTGATCCTCGCGTACTTTCTCCTCAATCTGAGTCCTCTGAGATACAACGAAGACTACTATCCACTCGCGGCGAACG TCGCTGGTTGGAGTGTCTTGGCTCTGGGCGTTGTTCCGTTGCCGCTCCTCATGCTCGTCCAGATGTTTCGACACCGAGGAAGCTCCACTTTCGAg TCTTTCAAGCCAACGCCTGATTGGGGACCAAAAAATCTCGAGACTCGCGACGAATGGAGGATCTTTAAGGAGACAAGGATCGTGGCACAACGGAAGGTTGCCGATTGA
- the LOC122412878 gene encoding sodium-dependent nutrient amino acid transporter 1-like isoform X1, whose protein sequence is MGNRIGHEKSKNSNIDGASGVFAISMATKSPEHECDSAEVVFSLIRNRQTRETSPVTGGQQNHGNLSTDRDEWGSGLEFLMSCIAFSVGLGNVWRFPNTAYENGGGAFLIPYVIVLFIIGKPFYYMEMILGQFTSRSCVKIWSVSPAFRGIGYGVTISVFSVVTYYCALMALTLYYLIASFNSPLPWTVCSEKWAENCFDSTTAGTETSTNVTRSSSAELYFRIVVLKETGINNGIGIPSWKLVLCLLGSWMSVYVVVSRGVKSTGKASYFLALFPYVIMISLLVRAVTLEGAIDGIIFLFKPDWKRIAEPGVWYAAVTQAFFSLGVCFGGVTMYSSYNNFNHNVARDCVIVTTLDLFTSLIAGTTIFGILGNLAHEIGSEDISRVVRSGAGLAFISYPEALAKFTFVPQIFAVLFFLMLFVLGVGSAVAFSSVVISVVADEFPELHHWKIALGVSTLGFLIGIVYCTPGGQYILNLVDYFGGTFIIVFLASFEVIAISWVYGMQLENYVQGVQNFLDDVEFMMGRRPSIYWRCCWGFLTPLTLLLILAYFLLNLSPLRYNEDYYPLAANVAGWSVLALGVVPLPLLMLVQMFRHRGSSTFESFKPTPDWGPKNLETRDEWRIFKETRIVAQRKVAD, encoded by the exons ATGGGAAATCGAATTGGACACGag aaatcgaaaaattcgaacaTCGATGGAGCGTCCGGAGTGTTTGCAATTTCGATGGCAACAAAGTCACCGGAACACGAGTGTGATTCAGCGGAG GTGGTTTTCTCGTTGATTCGCAATCGTCAGACTCGCGAGACGTCGCCGGTGACGGGGGGTCAGCAAAACCATGGAAATTTGTCAACGGATCGTGATGAGTGGGGAAGCGGGCTAGAATTTCTCATGTCCTGCATCGCCTTTTCGGTTGGTCTCGGTAACGTTTGGAGATTTCCGAATACCGCGTACGAAAATGGTGGCGGAGCTTTCCTCATACCGTACGTCATTGTGCTGTTCATTATCGGGAAACCTTTCTACTATATGGAAATGATACTCGGACAATTTACGAGTCGTTCTTGCGTGAAAATCTGGTCCGTATCGCCGGCTTTTAGAG GTATCGGTTATGGTGTTACGATTTCCGTGTTTTCCGTAGTCACGTATTACTGTGCTTTAATGGCGCTCACGCTTTATTACCTGATAGCGAGTTTCAATTCACCTTTGCCATGGACCGTTTGCTCGGAGAAGTGGGCCGAAAACTGCTTCGACTCGACAACGGCCGGGACCGAGACTAGTACAAATGTTACTCGATCGAGTTCAGCCGAGTTGTATTTCCG GATCGTCGTACTAAAGGAAACCGGCATAAATAACGGTATCGGAATACCATCTTGGAAACTCGTTCTCTGTCTTTTGGGCAGTTGGATGAGCGTTTACGTGGTGGTTTCACGGGGCGTTAAGAGCACCGGAAAAGCTTCGTATTTTCTCGCCTTGTTTCCTTACGTTATCATGATTTCTCTTCTCGTACGTGCCGTTACGCTCGAAGGGGCAATCGATGGTatcatttttctattcaaGCCAGATTGGAAGAGAATAGCCGAGCCTGGTGTGTGGTATGCCGCTGTAACGCAAGCATTTTTCTCCCTCGGAGTTTGCTTCGGCGGTGTCACCATGTACTCGTCTTACAACAATTTCAATCACAACGTTGCGCG gGATTGCGTAATCGTGACGACTCTCGATCTTTTCACGAGTCTCATCGCGGGAACCACTATTTTTGGGATCCTCGGGAATCTTGCTCACGAAATCGGCTCCGAGGATATCAGCAGGGTCGTTCGTTCGGGGGCAGGTCTCGCATTCATCTCTTATCCCGAGGCACTCGCCAAATTCACCTTTGTCCCCCAAATATTCGCAGTTCTTTTCTTCCTCATGCTTTTCGTGCTGGGAGTCGGATCGGCTGTAGCGTTTTCCAGCGTAGTTATCAGCGTCGTAGCCGATGAATTTCCGGAGTTGCACCACTGGAAAATAGCACTCGGAGTTTCCACGCTCGGCTTCCTCATTGGGATTGTCTATTGTACGCCG ggggGCCAATACATCCTCAATCTGGTCGATTATTTCGGAGGCACGTTCATCATCGTTTTTCTCGCTTCTTTCGAAGTTATTGCGATCTCATGGGTCTACGGTATGCAATTGGAAAACTATGTTCA AGGGGTGCAAAATTTTCTGGACGACGTAGAATTCATGATGGGACGAAGGCCTTCGATCTATTGGCGATGTTGCTGGGGCTTTCTCACCCCATTGACGCTGCTCCTGATCCTCGCGTACTTTCTCCTCAATCTGAGTCCTCTGAGATACAACGAAGACTACTATCCACTCGCGGCGAACG TCGCTGGTTGGAGTGTCTTGGCTCTGGGCGTTGTTCCGTTGCCGCTCCTCATGCTCGTCCAGATGTTTCGACACCGAGGAAGCTCCACTTTCGAg TCTTTCAAGCCAACGCCTGATTGGGGACCAAAAAATCTCGAGACTCGCGACGAATGGAGGATCTTTAAGGAGACAAGGATCGTGGCACAACGGAAGGTTGCCGATTGA